Proteins encoded by one window of Panicum virgatum strain AP13 chromosome 7N, P.virgatum_v5, whole genome shotgun sequence:
- the LOC120682022 gene encoding uncharacterized protein LOC120682022, whose amino-acid sequence MSALLDLLMGIFRQQTLGGAALELAALAAPLWVAALVGLLIGWAWRPRWAGVVVGDNAHQAAQLPAHPPPARATAAAEASCLESAAVVPRTMVAPVAPEEEQLPVNTGDLMHLWRLVEEKDGGPSWIHMMERTLPTMRYQAWRRDPPNGPPQYRSSTIFEDASPEVVRDFFWDDEFRIKNSWDDMLLQHETLEECTKTGTMVVRWVRKFPFFCSDREYIIGRRIWASGKTFYCVTKGVPCSSVPRQNKPRRVDLYYSSWCIRPVESRKGDGAMTACEVLLFHHEDMGIPWEIAKLGVRQGMWGCVKRIEPGLRAYQVARTVGEPISKCAAMAHVTTKFNADELNTEDNTKASSSNNNMEIEKPKHWANNIPKVLMIGGAVALACTFDGGLLTKAVIFGTARRFAGPGRR is encoded by the exons ATGTCGGCGCTCCTCGATCTGTTGATGGGGATCTTCCGCCAGCAGaccctcggcggcgccgccctcgagCTCGCCGCGCTGGCCGCGCCGCTCTGGGTCGCCGCGCTCGTCGGCCTGCTCATCGGCTGGGCGTGGCGCCCTCGGTGGGcgggcgtcgtcgtcggcgacaaCGCCCACCAGGCGGCGCAGCTTCCCGCGCAtcctccgcccgcgcgcgccaccgccgcggccgaggCCTCTTGCCTCGAGTCGGCCGCCGTCGTACCGAG GACCATGGTGGCTCCTGTGGCGCCGGAGGAAGAGCAATTGCCGGTCAACACCGGTGACTTGATGCACCTCTGGCGGCTCGTCGAGGAGAAGGACGGTGGCCCATCGTGGATTCACATGATGGAGCGCACTCTACCGACCATGAGATATCAGGCTTGGCGAAGGGACCCACCG AATGGTCCACCGCAGTACCGCAGTAGCACTATCTTTGAGGATGCGTCGCCAGAGGTTGTGAGGGATTTCTTCTGGGACGATGAGTTCCGGATTAAGAACAGCTGGGACGACATGCTTCTTCAGCATGAGACACTGGAGGAGTGCACCAAGACTGGAACCATGGTTGTCCGATGGGTCAGGAAG TTCCCATTCTTCTGTAGTGACAGGGAGTACATCATCGGTCGCAGGATATGGGCATCTGGAAAGACGTTTTACTGTGTGACCAAG GGTGTACCTTGTTCCTCTGTTCCAAGACAAAACAAACCTCGTCGTGTGGACTTGTACTACTCGAGCTGGTGCATCCGTCCAG TTGAGTCAAGAAAAGGTGATGGCGCAATGACTGCATGTGAAGTGCTCTTATTCCATCATGAAGATATGGGGATTCCGTGGGAGATTGCAAAACTTGGCGTCCGGCAGGGGATGTGGGGCTGTGTCAAAAGGATTGAGCCTGGCCTTCGAGCATACCAAGTTGCAAGGACCGTAGGAGAGCCTATTTCAAAATGTGCTGCCATGGCACATGTCACCACCAAATTCAATGCTGATGAGCTCAACACAGAAGATAACACCAAGGCCAGTTCGTCCAACAACAACATGGAGATTGAGAAGCCAAAGCACTGGGCAAACAACATACCCAAGGTTCTCATGATAGGTGGTGCTGTCGCCCTGGCTTGCACCTTTGACGGTGGATTATTGACCAAGGCTGTCATATTCGGCACGGCAAGAAGGTTTGCAGGGCCAGGAAGGCGGTAG